From the genome of bacterium, one region includes:
- a CDS encoding class I SAM-dependent methyltransferase produces MTKLYHELAAWWPLLSAPADYAEAAAFYHQVITAGRVPPPHTLVEFGSGGGNTASHLKRHFELTLVDLSPEMLAVSRALNPDCAHVAGDMRYVRLGRQFDAVLIHDAIVYMTTVLDLRSALATAFAHCRPGGVALFAPDYVRETFAPATAHGGEDGPQRSLRYLEWTYDPDPNDTAYTVDFAYLLREPDGSTRAVHDRHTCGVFTRAEWLRLLAEVGFQPQALDAPGGVEVFVGAKPGD; encoded by the coding sequence ATGACAAAACTCTATCACGAACTCGCCGCCTGGTGGCCGCTGCTCTCTGCGCCCGCCGACTATGCCGAAGCAGCGGCATTTTACCACCAGGTCATCACCGCCGGCCGCGTGCCGCCGCCGCACACGCTGGTGGAATTCGGCAGTGGCGGCGGCAATACTGCCTCCCATCTCAAGCGGCATTTTGAGCTGACCCTAGTCGATCTTTCGCCGGAAATGCTGGCGGTGAGCCGCGCGCTGAATCCCGACTGCGCGCACGTGGCGGGTGACATGCGCTACGTGCGGCTGGGACGGCAGTTCGACGCCGTTCTCATTCACGATGCCATCGTGTACATGACCACCGTGCTGGATTTGCGCAGCGCCCTGGCCACCGCGTTTGCGCATTGCCGGCCTGGTGGCGTGGCCTTGTTTGCGCCGGATTATGTGCGCGAAACCTTTGCGCCCGCCACGGCGCACGGTGGCGAGGACGGCCCGCAACGCAGCTTGCGCTATCTCGAATGGACGTATGATCCTGATCCCAACGATACGGCTTACACGGTGGATTTTGCCTATTTGCTGCGTGAACCCGATGGCTCGACGCGCGCCGTGCATGACCGGCACACCTGCGGGGTGTTCACGCGCGCCGAGTGGCTGAGGCTGCTTGCGGAAGTGGGTTTCCAGCCGCAAGCGCTGGACGCGCCCGGAGGAGTTGAAGTCTTTGTGGGGGCCAAGCCGGGTGATTGA
- a CDS encoding SPFH/Band 7/PHB domain protein, translated as MQPLHWFVLALAVLVIALVIRGLRIVQQAEVVIIERLGKYHTTLTSGINIIWPFFDKPRKIIWRFLVPGAGGEPASYILREMDRIDLRETVYDFPRQNVITADNVLIEINALLYFQITDPIKAVYEINNLPDAIEKLTQTSLRNIIGELSLDQTLTSRDTINQKLRILLDEATDKWGVRINRVELQDIMPPPDIRIAMEKQMRAERDRRAVILEAEGQKRAVILQAEGKREAQIAEAEGSKQSEILRADGEAGAIQRVANAEAEAIRAITKAVGDGGADPTKYLIALKYLDALKEMAGGNTNKVVFLPFEATGILSSLGGIKELLQEKA; from the coding sequence ATGCAACCGCTTCATTGGTTTGTGCTGGCGCTCGCGGTCCTGGTGATCGCGCTCGTCATCCGCGGCCTGCGCATTGTGCAGCAGGCCGAAGTCGTGATCATCGAACGTTTGGGAAAGTATCACACCACCCTCACCAGCGGCATCAACATCATCTGGCCGTTCTTCGACAAACCGCGGAAGATCATCTGGCGCTTCCTGGTGCCCGGCGCCGGCGGTGAGCCGGCTTCCTACATCCTGCGCGAGATGGATCGCATCGACCTGCGCGAAACCGTCTATGATTTCCCCCGCCAGAACGTGATCACCGCCGACAACGTGCTGATCGAGATCAACGCCCTGCTCTATTTTCAGATCACCGACCCGATCAAGGCGGTTTATGAGATCAACAACCTGCCGGACGCCATCGAAAAGCTCACGCAAACCAGCCTGCGCAACATCATCGGCGAGCTCTCGCTCGATCAAACCCTGACCAGTCGCGACACCATCAACCAGAAACTGCGCATTCTGCTCGATGAAGCCACCGATAAATGGGGCGTGCGCATCAACCGCGTCGAGCTGCAGGACATCATGCCGCCGCCGGACATTCGCATCGCCATGGAAAAGCAAATGCGCGCCGAACGCGACCGCCGCGCCGTGATTCTCGAGGCCGAGGGCCAGAAGCGCGCCGTGATTCTGCAGGCGGAAGGCAAGCGCGAGGCGCAAATTGCCGAGGCCGAAGGCAGCAAGCAATCCGAAATTCTGCGTGCTGACGGCGAAGCCGGCGCGATTCAGCGCGTGGCCAATGCCGAGGCCGAAGCCATCCGCGCCATTACCAAGGCCGTGGGCGACGGCGGCGCCGACCCCACGAAATATCTCATCGCATTGAAATACCTCGACGCCCTGAAGGAAATGGCCGGCGGCAACACCAACAAAGTCGTGTTTCTGCCGTTTGAGGCAACCGGAATTCTCTCGTCGCTGGGCGGGATCAAGGAGCTGTTGCAGGAAAAAGCCTGA
- a CDS encoding MFS transporter, with product MEKKRSPWLWVPSLYFAEGIPYVVVMTVSVIMYKRLGVSNTDIALYTSWLYLPWVIKPLWSPLVDLLKTKRLWIIVMQLIVGAGLGGVALTLPLPEFFQYTLAFLWLLAFSSATHDIAADGFYMLALEQHQQAFFVGIRSTFYRIAMITGQGLLIILAGYLESMSGLPTVEVRVTASPRAQVSALPAPDSLRIAAQPGELRLVAHPASLEIAAEPRPQSEVDLLLARAHAWNLQHGFYPAEQKKQTASGTAEEPSWWQRAVVGNLETFLRRHFGAAAPASPLAGLAGNVGVVFFHLSRPPQAGEEIVVNFGIDEGDKSIALAEGSRFVFNAGNWNLPVMTVVQLDPKLKTDAAAVFRGRAGNIPLAWSITFFVLAGMFVVFFAYHKAILPFPAVDRPGSQSSRSVLQEFFLTFAAFFKKKNIGVILAFLLLYRFAEAQLVKMASPFLLDAREVGGMALTTGQVGFVYGTVGIVALTLGGLLGGFVVARHGLKFWLWPMVLAINLPDAVYVYLAYALPQNFLTINICVAVEQFGYGFGYTAYMLYMIYVSEGEHKTAHFALCTGLMALGMMIPGMFSGWLQELIGYQHFFVWVMLATVPPFIIAKMIRLEEDFGKKREMPA from the coding sequence ATGGAGAAGAAACGCTCACCCTGGCTGTGGGTGCCGAGCCTCTATTTTGCGGAGGGCATCCCCTACGTCGTCGTCATGACGGTCTCCGTGATCATGTACAAGCGCCTCGGCGTCTCCAACACCGACATCGCGCTTTACACGAGCTGGCTCTACCTGCCCTGGGTGATCAAACCGCTGTGGAGTCCGCTGGTCGACCTTCTCAAAACCAAGCGCCTTTGGATCATTGTCATGCAGCTCATCGTGGGCGCCGGCCTCGGCGGTGTTGCGCTCACGCTGCCCCTGCCCGAATTTTTCCAGTACACCCTCGCCTTCCTCTGGCTGCTCGCCTTCAGCTCCGCGACGCACGATATTGCCGCGGACGGGTTTTACATGCTCGCGTTGGAACAGCACCAACAGGCGTTCTTTGTCGGCATTCGCAGCACGTTTTATCGCATTGCCATGATCACCGGCCAGGGTCTGCTGATCATCCTTGCCGGATATCTGGAAAGCATGAGCGGCCTGCCCACCGTCGAGGTCCGCGTGACCGCCAGTCCGCGCGCGCAAGTGAGTGCTCTGCCCGCGCCGGATTCCTTGCGCATCGCGGCACAGCCCGGAGAACTGCGCCTGGTGGCTCATCCCGCCAGCCTGGAAATCGCCGCGGAGCCGCGCCCGCAGAGCGAAGTTGATTTGCTGCTCGCACGCGCCCACGCTTGGAACCTGCAGCACGGTTTCTATCCTGCCGAACAAAAAAAGCAAACGGCCAGCGGCACCGCCGAGGAACCTTCCTGGTGGCAGCGCGCGGTGGTGGGCAATCTCGAAACGTTTCTCCGCCGCCATTTTGGCGCCGCGGCGCCGGCCAGCCCGCTCGCCGGACTTGCCGGCAACGTGGGCGTGGTGTTCTTCCATCTCTCGCGCCCGCCGCAGGCCGGCGAAGAGATCGTCGTGAATTTCGGCATCGATGAGGGTGACAAGAGTATCGCGCTGGCGGAGGGCAGCCGGTTCGTGTTCAACGCCGGCAACTGGAACCTGCCGGTGATGACCGTGGTGCAACTCGACCCCAAGCTCAAGACGGACGCCGCTGCGGTGTTTCGCGGCCGCGCCGGCAACATTCCGCTGGCGTGGTCGATCACCTTCTTTGTGCTCGCCGGCATGTTCGTGGTGTTTTTCGCCTATCACAAGGCGATCCTGCCTTTCCCCGCCGTGGACCGGCCGGGCAGTCAAAGCTCGCGCAGCGTGTTGCAGGAGTTCTTTCTGACCTTCGCGGCCTTTTTCAAGAAGAAAAACATCGGCGTGATTCTGGCTTTTCTGCTGCTGTATCGCTTTGCCGAAGCGCAACTCGTGAAGATGGCTTCGCCGTTTTTGCTGGATGCGCGCGAGGTCGGCGGCATGGCATTGACCACTGGACAGGTGGGATTCGTCTATGGCACGGTCGGCATCGTCGCGCTAACTTTGGGCGGGCTGCTGGGCGGGTTCGTGGTGGCGCGGCACGGCTTAAAATTCTGGCTCTGGCCCATGGTGCTGGCGATCAATCTTCCTGACGCAGTGTATGTCTATCTCGCCTATGCGTTGCCGCAGAATTTTCTCACCATCAATATCTGCGTGGCGGTCGAACAGTTCGGCTATGGCTTCGGCTATACCGCCTACATGTTGTACATGATCTATGTTTCGGAAGGCGAGCACAAGACCGCGCATTTCGCGCTTTGCACCGGCTTGATGGCACTCGGCATGATGATTCCCGGCATGTTCAGCGGCTGGCTGCAGGAGCTGATCGGCTACCAGCACTTTTTCGTGTGGGTGATGCTGGCGACCGTTCCGCCGTTCATCATTGCGAAGATGATTCGTTTGGAGGAGGATTTTGGCAAGAAACGAGAGATGCCGGCGTGA
- a CDS encoding NfeD family protein, whose protein sequence is MEDWLLWLLAGIVLDILEIFIPGFIPACFGFGCFAAAIAAALDFGLTVQIAVFTATTFIVFLSIRPVFLKLLSKNTPSVATNIERLVGMIGLALDDVSGLQGLVKLEGEVWNSRSDDGRSLPPGTRVRVLRVEGNKLIVTANGVHQSSN, encoded by the coding sequence ATGGAAGATTGGCTGCTATGGTTGCTGGCCGGCATTGTGCTCGATATCTTGGAGATATTCATTCCGGGATTCATTCCCGCCTGCTTTGGTTTTGGCTGTTTTGCGGCTGCCATTGCGGCCGCGCTTGATTTTGGCCTCACCGTTCAAATCGCCGTCTTCACCGCCACGACCTTCATCGTCTTCCTTTCCATCCGGCCGGTGTTTTTGAAACTCTTGAGCAAGAACACGCCCTCGGTCGCCACCAACATCGAGCGCTTGGTGGGGATGATCGGCCTCGCGCTGGACGACGTCTCCGGCCTGCAAGGCCTGGTCAAGCTGGAAGGGGAAGTGTGGAACAGCCGCAGCGACGACGGACGCAGCTTGCCGCCGGGTACGCGCGTGCGCGTGTTGCGGGTGGAAGGTAACAAGTTGATCGTGACGGCCAACGGCGTTCATCAATCTTCGAACTAA